In Brienomyrus brachyistius isolate T26 chromosome 3, BBRACH_0.4, whole genome shotgun sequence, the following proteins share a genomic window:
- the agt gene encoding angiotensinogen, with product MFRTLCLLLILAAALQGAANRVYVHPFNLFAYNNFTCEIVQAQAHKPSEMLKPSPVDPQGSIEPDGAALQEESETDQAVNQKAAVLGELLNSLGLRLYGALRQRKATNTLFSPGNAFGILSTFYLGASNVTADSLQRLLGLSADTEKVCFPLFDGHKVLRTLRHISSQLNESAADEFRTRMWTFVGREGDLSREFVRGMQHFSDASFVRSVDFDQAGGAETQVNSFIQRTSASTVEQLFDDISPSTNLLFASSMHLKGRWRTAFPPEATSLQNFWVDDKTSVPVPLMSRVGNFMYVDDKATKSTVVKMPLKKKVYILTALPHKGTSLDHVEDQLSTKLLSSWKQQFKEGLLEVSLPKFSLNSTSDLKGILSDMKLSYLLGEGADFSRLSTKKDFRLDQVLSHVGFQVSEEGEEDPAGPVVDMVPKKFVVDRPFFFAVVEENSDAILLLGRISNPSL from the exons ATGTTCCGAACGCTCTGCCTTCTCCTGATTCTGGCTGCtgccctccagggggcagcgaaCCGCGTCTATGTCCACCCCTTCAATCTCTTCGCCTACAACAACTTCACTTGTGAAATCGTCCAGGCTCAAGCCCACAAACCTTCCGAGATGTTAAAACCGTCACCCGTCGACCCCCAGGGATCCATCGAGCCCGATGGCGCCGCCCTGCAGGAGGAGAGTGAAACGGATCAGGCCGTCAATCAAAAGGCAGCTGTCCTTGGCGAGCTGCTCAACTCTCTGGGGCTGCGGCTCTATGGAGCCCTGAGGCAGCGGAAGGCTACCAACACCCTGTTCAGCCCAGGCAATGCATTTGGgatcctcagcaccttctacctGGGTGCATCCAATGTAACAGCTGACAGCCTCCAAAGGCTGCTGGGCCTGAGTGCTGACACCGAGAAGGTCTGCTTTCCGCTGTTCGACGGCCACAAGGTTCTCCGGACACTCCGACACATCAGCAGCCAGCTCAACGAGAGCGCTGCCGACGAGTTCAGGACCCGCATGTGGACCTTCGTGGGCAGAGAGGGGGACCTGTCACGCGAGTTCGTGCGGGGCATGCAACACTTCTCGGACGCCTCCTTCGTACGTTCCGTAGACTTCGACCAGGCTGGGGGCGCCGAGACCCAGGTCAACTCCTTCATCCAGAGGACGTCAGCCAGCACTGTCGAGCAGCTGTTTGACGACATCAGCCCGTCCACAAACCTCCTGTTTGCCAGTTCCATGCATCTCAAGG GGCGGTGGAGGACAGCGTTCCCGCCAGAGGCAACGTCTCTGCAAAACTTCTGGGTCGATGACAAGACCAGTGTTCCTGTCCCTCTTATGAGCCGTGTGGGAAACTTCATGTATGTGGACGACAAAGCCACCAAGAGCACAGTGGTCAAGATGCCCTTGAAGAAAAAGGTCTACATCCTGACAGCTCTTCCGCACAAGGGGACCAGCCTGGACCACGTGGAAGATCAGCTCTCTACCAAGCTTCTCTCAAGCTGGAAGCAGCAATTTAAGGAAGG GTTGCTCGAAGTGTCCCTGCCCAAGTTCTCACTGAACAGCACAAGTGACCTCAAAGGCATCCTGTCTGACATGAAGCTCTCTTACCTGCTGGGTGAAGGTGCTGACTTCAGTAGACTCAGCACCAAGAAGGACTTCAGGCTGGACCAG GTGCTGAGCCACGTGGGGTTCCAGGTGTCCGAGGAAGGCGAGGAGGACCCTGCAGGGCCCGTTGTCGATATGGTGCCCAAGAAATTCGTGGTCGACAGGCCCTTCTTCTTCGCAGTGGTGGAGGAGAACTCGGATGCCATCCTTCTGCTTGGGAGAATAAGCAACCCCAGCCTCTAA
- the cog2 gene encoding conserved oligomeric Golgi complex subunit 2 isoform X1, whose translation MNLPKGPDALCFDREVFMKDDFDVDHFVAECRKRVQLEEMREDLELYYKLLKTAMVELINKDYADFVNLSTNLAGMDKTLSQLSVPLGQLREEVLSLRSSVHEVIEAIDERLCKQDDIQKKKMCVLRLIQVVRSVEKIEKILHAQSSKDTASPDVNSPPLAGQILERIATEFNQLQFHAVQSKGMPLVDRVRPRIAGITAMLQQSLEGLLVEGLRTSSVDMVRHCLRTYATIDKTRDAEALVGQVLVKPYVEQVVVEQCTKSGPPALQNMYGKLLEFGPHHCRLLREVTGGAISSDKADIVPGYDFMVNSVWPEMVRALEERAPSLFNPGNPDVFYEKYTISMDFVRRFERQCGSQASVRRLRAHTAYKGFQNKWNLPVYFQLRYKEIAGSLENAITECLVEAPAGGAFRLHVSHMLWTCLLRCWAEGVYLPQLAHRFWKLTLQLLSRYSTFMMEVLTRVPAASVSKEPAKTLPSSASSTSSRTSQEDTGSEAAGPTTLSSRQMAFVMADLDMLQEKIPELSGIIRQKLELIGFTSFTVVSESLADSQAALSSCTPAVSRQVTQHLGERCFSYLRSASEVPRLYRRTNKEVPTRASAYVDNALRPLLQLQSDCRDMLKPVIIQEWLRITLCDCTQRYHETISDVLSSVKKMEESLKRLKQARKTATSNPVGSGGGPTDDSKIRLQLALDVEYLGEQIQKMGLQPSDVTLFPALLDLVQGARDTVPSEVSAPQSTQPAGL comes from the exons ATGAATCTCCCAAAGGGGCCTGACGCTTTGTGTTTTGACAGAGAGGTGTTCATGAAG GATGACTTCGACGTGGACCACTTTGTGGCAGAATGCCGCAAGCGTGTGCAGCTGGAGGAGATGCGGGAGGACCTGGAGCTCTACTACAAGCTCCTCAAGACGGCCATGGTGGAGCTCATCAACAAGGACTACGCAGACTTCGTCAACCTTTCCACGAACTTG GCTGGCATGGACAAGACCCTCAGCCAGCTGTCTGTCCCCCTTGGCCAGTTACGGGAAGAAGTGCTG AGTCTCCGATCATCTGTACATGAAGTCATTGAAGCCATAGACGAGCGGTTATGCAAGCAGGATGATATACAGAAGAAGAAG ATGTGCGTTTTGAGACTTATCCAAGTTGTGAGATCAGTGGAGAAAATTGAGAAGATTCTCCACGCTCAGAGTTCCAAGGACACAGCCTCTCCAGACGTAAACAG CCCTCCACTCGCTGGGCAAATCCTGGAGCGGATCGCCACCGAGTTCAACCAGCTGCAGTTCCACGCTGTGCAGAGCAAAGGCATGCCGCTGGTGGACCGCGTTCGGCCG CGCATTGCTGGCATCACCGCCATGCTGCAGCAGTCCCTGGAGGGCCTGCTGGTGGAGGGTCTGCGTACCTCCAGTGTGGACATGGTGAGACACTGCCTGCGCACCTACGCCACCATCGACAAGACGCGGGACGCCGAGGCGCTGGTGGGCCAGGTGCTGGTCAAGCCCTATGTGGAGCAG GTTGTGGTAGAGCAGTGCACCAAGTCTGGCCCACCCGCCCTGCAGAACATGTACGGGAAGCTGCTGGAATTTGGGCCACACCACTGCCGGCTGCTGAGGGAAGTGACGGGGGGGGCCATCTCCAG TGACAAGGCCGATATCGTTCCTGGGTACGACTTCATGGTGAACTCGGTATGGCCAGAGATGGTCAGAGCGCTGGAGGAAAGGGCCCCCTCTCTCTTCAATCCCGGGAACCCTGATGTCTTCTACGAG AAGTACACGATCAGCATGGACTTCGTGCGGCGGTTCGAACGGCAGTGTGGCTCCCAGGCCAGCGTGAGGCGCCTGCGAGCGCATACAGCCTACAAGGGTTTCCAGAACAAGTGGAACCTTCCAGTTTATTTCCAGCTCCG TTACAAGGAGATCGCAGGCAGTCTGGAAAATGCCATAACGGAGTGCTTGGTGGAGGCTCCAG caggtggcgccttTCGCCTGCACGTGTCCCACATGCTCTGGACCTGCCTGCTGCGCTGCTGGGCCGAGGGCGTCTACCTACCGCAGCTGGCCCATCGCTTCTGGAAGCTAACACTGCAGCTGCTGTCCCGCTACTCCACCTTCATGATGGAG GTGCTGACGCGTGTCCCGGCCGCCAGTGTCAGCAAGGAGCCGGCGAAGACCCTCCCCAGCTCGGCCTCGTCCACGTCGAGCCGCACCTCCCAGGAGGACACGGGCAGCGAGGCAGCTGGGCCCACGACGCTCAGCAGCCGGCAGATGGCCTTCGTCATGGCCGACCTGGACATGCTGCAGGAGAAG ATTCCAGAACTTTCTGGCATCATCCGGCAGAAGCTAGAGCTGATTGGCTTCACCAGCTTCACTGTGGTTTCAG AATCCTTAGCAGACTCCCAGGCCGCCCTGTCCAGCTGCACTCCCGCTGTCAGCCGCCAGGTCACGCAGCAcctgggggagaggtgtttcAGTTACCTGAGGAGTGCCTCTGAAGTGCCCCGCCTCTACCGGCGCACCAACAAG GAGGTCCCCACCAGAGCCTCTGCCTACGTGGACAACGCCCTGCGGCCACTGCTCCAGCTGCAGAGTGACTGCAGGGATATGCTGAAGCCCGTCATCATCCAAGAGTGGCTGCGCATCACGCTCTGTGACTGCACGCAGAG GTACCATGAGACCATATCGGATGTGCTGAGTTCAGTGAAGAAGATGGAGGAGAGCTTAAAGAGGCTGAAGCAGGCTAGGAAGACGGCGACCTCCAACCCTGTGGGTTCCGGTGGAGGTCCCACCGATGACAGCAAGATCCGGCTGCAGCTGGCTCTGGACGTCGAGTACTTGGGAGAGCAG atCCAGAAGATGGGTCTTCAGCCCAGCGACGTGACGCTGTTCCCCGCCCTCCTCGACCTGGTCCAGGGGGCCCGGGACACTGTCCCCTCCGAGGTGTCCGCACCCCAGTCCACACAGCCCGCCGGCCTGTGA
- the cog2 gene encoding conserved oligomeric Golgi complex subunit 2 isoform X2 produces the protein MNLPKGPDALCFDREVFMKDDFDVDHFVAECRKRVQLEEMREDLELYYKLLKTAMVELINKDYADFVNLSTNLAGMDKTLSQLSVPLGQLREEVLSLRSSVHEVIEAIDERLCKQDDIQKKKMCVLRLIQVVRSVEKIEKILHAQSSKDTASPDVNSPPLAGQILERIATEFNQLQFHAVQSKGMPLVDRVRPRIAGITAMLQQSLEGLLVEGLRTSSVDMVRHCLRTYATIDKTRDAEALVGQVLVKPYVEQVVVEQCTKSGPPALQNMYGKLLEFGPHHCRLLREVTGGAISSDKADIVPGYDFMVNSVWPEMVRALEERAPSLFNPGNPDVFYEKYTISMDFVRRFERQCGSQASVRRLRAHTAYKGFQNKWNLPVYFQLRYKEIAGSLENAITECLVEAPGGAFRLHVSHMLWTCLLRCWAEGVYLPQLAHRFWKLTLQLLSRYSTFMMEVLTRVPAASVSKEPAKTLPSSASSTSSRTSQEDTGSEAAGPTTLSSRQMAFVMADLDMLQEKIPELSGIIRQKLELIGFTSFTVVSESLADSQAALSSCTPAVSRQVTQHLGERCFSYLRSASEVPRLYRRTNKEVPTRASAYVDNALRPLLQLQSDCRDMLKPVIIQEWLRITLCDCTQRYHETISDVLSSVKKMEESLKRLKQARKTATSNPVGSGGGPTDDSKIRLQLALDVEYLGEQIQKMGLQPSDVTLFPALLDLVQGARDTVPSEVSAPQSTQPAGL, from the exons ATGAATCTCCCAAAGGGGCCTGACGCTTTGTGTTTTGACAGAGAGGTGTTCATGAAG GATGACTTCGACGTGGACCACTTTGTGGCAGAATGCCGCAAGCGTGTGCAGCTGGAGGAGATGCGGGAGGACCTGGAGCTCTACTACAAGCTCCTCAAGACGGCCATGGTGGAGCTCATCAACAAGGACTACGCAGACTTCGTCAACCTTTCCACGAACTTG GCTGGCATGGACAAGACCCTCAGCCAGCTGTCTGTCCCCCTTGGCCAGTTACGGGAAGAAGTGCTG AGTCTCCGATCATCTGTACATGAAGTCATTGAAGCCATAGACGAGCGGTTATGCAAGCAGGATGATATACAGAAGAAGAAG ATGTGCGTTTTGAGACTTATCCAAGTTGTGAGATCAGTGGAGAAAATTGAGAAGATTCTCCACGCTCAGAGTTCCAAGGACACAGCCTCTCCAGACGTAAACAG CCCTCCACTCGCTGGGCAAATCCTGGAGCGGATCGCCACCGAGTTCAACCAGCTGCAGTTCCACGCTGTGCAGAGCAAAGGCATGCCGCTGGTGGACCGCGTTCGGCCG CGCATTGCTGGCATCACCGCCATGCTGCAGCAGTCCCTGGAGGGCCTGCTGGTGGAGGGTCTGCGTACCTCCAGTGTGGACATGGTGAGACACTGCCTGCGCACCTACGCCACCATCGACAAGACGCGGGACGCCGAGGCGCTGGTGGGCCAGGTGCTGGTCAAGCCCTATGTGGAGCAG GTTGTGGTAGAGCAGTGCACCAAGTCTGGCCCACCCGCCCTGCAGAACATGTACGGGAAGCTGCTGGAATTTGGGCCACACCACTGCCGGCTGCTGAGGGAAGTGACGGGGGGGGCCATCTCCAG TGACAAGGCCGATATCGTTCCTGGGTACGACTTCATGGTGAACTCGGTATGGCCAGAGATGGTCAGAGCGCTGGAGGAAAGGGCCCCCTCTCTCTTCAATCCCGGGAACCCTGATGTCTTCTACGAG AAGTACACGATCAGCATGGACTTCGTGCGGCGGTTCGAACGGCAGTGTGGCTCCCAGGCCAGCGTGAGGCGCCTGCGAGCGCATACAGCCTACAAGGGTTTCCAGAACAAGTGGAACCTTCCAGTTTATTTCCAGCTCCG TTACAAGGAGATCGCAGGCAGTCTGGAAAATGCCATAACGGAGTGCTTGGTGGAGGCTCCAG gtggcgccttTCGCCTGCACGTGTCCCACATGCTCTGGACCTGCCTGCTGCGCTGCTGGGCCGAGGGCGTCTACCTACCGCAGCTGGCCCATCGCTTCTGGAAGCTAACACTGCAGCTGCTGTCCCGCTACTCCACCTTCATGATGGAG GTGCTGACGCGTGTCCCGGCCGCCAGTGTCAGCAAGGAGCCGGCGAAGACCCTCCCCAGCTCGGCCTCGTCCACGTCGAGCCGCACCTCCCAGGAGGACACGGGCAGCGAGGCAGCTGGGCCCACGACGCTCAGCAGCCGGCAGATGGCCTTCGTCATGGCCGACCTGGACATGCTGCAGGAGAAG ATTCCAGAACTTTCTGGCATCATCCGGCAGAAGCTAGAGCTGATTGGCTTCACCAGCTTCACTGTGGTTTCAG AATCCTTAGCAGACTCCCAGGCCGCCCTGTCCAGCTGCACTCCCGCTGTCAGCCGCCAGGTCACGCAGCAcctgggggagaggtgtttcAGTTACCTGAGGAGTGCCTCTGAAGTGCCCCGCCTCTACCGGCGCACCAACAAG GAGGTCCCCACCAGAGCCTCTGCCTACGTGGACAACGCCCTGCGGCCACTGCTCCAGCTGCAGAGTGACTGCAGGGATATGCTGAAGCCCGTCATCATCCAAGAGTGGCTGCGCATCACGCTCTGTGACTGCACGCAGAG GTACCATGAGACCATATCGGATGTGCTGAGTTCAGTGAAGAAGATGGAGGAGAGCTTAAAGAGGCTGAAGCAGGCTAGGAAGACGGCGACCTCCAACCCTGTGGGTTCCGGTGGAGGTCCCACCGATGACAGCAAGATCCGGCTGCAGCTGGCTCTGGACGTCGAGTACTTGGGAGAGCAG atCCAGAAGATGGGTCTTCAGCCCAGCGACGTGACGCTGTTCCCCGCCCTCCTCGACCTGGTCCAGGGGGCCCGGGACACTGTCCCCTCCGAGGTGTCCGCACCCCAGTCCACACAGCCCGCCGGCCTGTGA